In Kryptolebias marmoratus isolate JLee-2015 linkage group LG22, ASM164957v2, whole genome shotgun sequence, the sequence AGACTCACTAAAACCCTCAGGGTGAAGAAGGTGGAGAGTCCCATCAAACTGACAGAGGAGCTGGTGCTCAACGAGGAGTTCATGACCACTGAAGATGTAAGGAAGACGCTCTTAAGTTCACTTTAAATACACACAACCCATGATGGTTACTTTGAATATTTACCTGTTTATTATGAACCTAATTTCTGGTGACTTGCTCCTTTATTTCAGACAACGGCCCGCTATTCCCTAGTGAGCATCATCAGCCATGTGGGCTCCACAGCTGACAGCGGTACGTGTTGGCTCAGGTTTTGCATCCGCATGTGCTGAGCTCAGCTTTTAATCTGCAATATCTCACCACGCTTAAAGAATTACaagtttgtcttcttcttcttcaggccATTACATCTCCGACGGTGTTTACCGGAACAAAGACATGGGGGATGTGACGGACTGCTGGCTCACATATGACGATGAGGACGTCAGTCCGACAACCGGAGCGTCTGTCTGTCAGAAGCGCGCAACAACAGCGTTCCTTCTTTTCTATGAAAAACAGGTGAGATAATAGTTTTGTACAAGTCCTAAATAATGTGTTTCATGTCCCTCCCCTCATggtcgtttttgtgtttcctttttagcactaaaagacaaacagctcTGGGGGCCGTCAGCTCGACATGCCTGACGTGTCTAGAACAGCTCTTTGCTGTTccttcaaattaaataaagaattgTCATTCAAAATATTATTGATGTTAGGCTTTGTTAATTATCTCTCTGATGGTTTTGTGTCACCAACAGGACAATGGGTAGTTATTTcctttaatctgatttaaatgagACTATTTGATCATTTTCCTTCAACTTTgggtgttttatttaactttcttACACACTTGGTGTTCTTGGTCAAAAATAACAGATCATTAAAGGTGACATGTGTATAAAACTGACTTCAACAGATGGGTTTAAGTCCTTTCCCACCACCACAGGAACTTCTCCTGTtgatattttaacaaacaatcTCAACATTGATTCAAACATATATAAAACTTTTCTCACAGCTCTGGTATATTAAAGGTGTTTTGAGGCCTTGCTTACGATTCATTCTGCAGCAGCACAATGACTAAACAATAAATTGGTATTAAAGCCGTCAATCATTTCTTGGATCATGAAACTGGTGACGAGGAGCGAGGCCAGGaacctgacatgaaaggtgCTGAAGAGGAGACAaagtcagaagctgaaaacaacACAGATTATGATCCAGACGAGGAGAGAACCAATGTGGAACAATCCAGTGATGAGGAAGAGGGTCCTGCTGAGGTTTCTGTGACATTCAGCTCAAAGAATGGGGatatatctttgtttttattattttataacagTATTTAGACACAAATTTTACCATATGGTTAAATTTTCAGCTGGAACTTTGGGTCTATGTCctcttttttaataacaaaaatcatACTTGTCAATTTGagcaagaacagaaaaatatgcTTTTCATCCcactatttaaaattttgaaataatttaaaaacaagtgtaCTTCATAAACTTTGACCCATGGTAATTAGTGATAAAGTACACAGCATGTTTCATCtgtaattttattgttgttaaaaaacatacatataaaTTATTTCTTGTACTCAAAGATTATATGAGCTCAGACCTGTGAGGCCTACaggcattaaaaaacaaacagaagatatAAACTTGTACTGttcataataaaatgaattgATAAAAAATCTACAGCATCATAACCTAAAGTGATTATATTTGTATTAGGATGGATTTATAATCAGGTACAGGCAGGTAAAATGccctaaaattatttaatttgatgAAACAAATCGTAACACAAGCTGTGAACAAAACTTGAATATGAGGATTTAACAGCGAGTAAAAACAAGTAGTTTATTTCTGTTAGAAGGGGTGATTAGTGAGAGAGAACAGATGTCTTGACCACAGATTGCTGACAACAAATAcaggaactgaggagaaaaCCATGGCCgcgaaaaaaataaataaataactagaaATGCCAGGATTAACAGGTACTAAACACTGATGCTAAGAAACACTGGCAGAAATGAACACAGAGACAttctgataaaaactgaaagcaaagaaaCGAGGAGTCAAAAAAAACGGAAACAAATTATACCAGCAAGCAAAAACCCCCAACTGTAGCAGTTTAGTATTGTATGTgtaaaacacagtttgaaaaCCTTAATCCTCCACATAAggaggagtcagctgaggtggttcaagcaTCTGATTAAGATGCTTCCTGGGCACCTTCTAATGGAGGTTTTCCAAGCACGACCCACTGGGAGAAGACCTGACGGAGGATCCAGAACTCGGAGGAAGGCTTTTTTACCTCTTTGGCCTGGCAGCACCTTGGGAGCCTCAAAGGGAGCTGAAGTGTTGCTGTGGAGGGTGACGTCTGGGTTTCCCATTTTAACCTGCTGCTCCTGTcacctgaccacagataagtggaagaaaataaatggatggatggcttaTCATTTGAATCTGAATAACATAACAATGGGTAGTTTTACCCTTATCTGTTTAGTGATAACCCAGTCTAACTGGTTACTGTACACTACCACCCTGCAGCAAACAGTCAAACTGTTGCAAACAATAGGctggagaaaaataaacctgTTGGGTGAATTTAATCTGCAGAAACATATTGTTTAACATACCCTGAAATCATAATTTCACCTTGAAAAGTGGAagttttgaaatactttttggATGCTGAGCTctgcaaaaacagtttaaaatgctCACATACTGCTCAATTCAAGTAGGCTGAGGACAGAAGCTATTTAATCCTTTGTGACAAGATATATAAACAACTTCAGTGTTCCTGCTACGAGAAATCTAGCAGGAATTTGCGGTTCCACATACAATATTTGATTTGCCAACAGCACAGCTCGTTGGGAAATGTTTCTCTGGAGCAAAGGCCAAGTTTGGTTAAACATGTTTGCCAAATTAAATACAAGAGAGGAAACATCCTCGAATTATTAATGTCGTGATGATATAATATGACACAGTTTGTTCCACAGCTCACCAAAATAATagaagttgggtttttttgtcacatGCCGGACCACAGCTGTATTCTGAAATATGCTGTTAGCTGAAGTGGATACAGACCGCAGATACCCTATCATCTGGGTAGAAAACAAGCCAAATCTGcatcagtcatgtttttttttcttcttccattttgtagaattttttccatcttgtaaaaaataaaaaataatttaaaaaacccaCCAAAATCCTTGATGCCCCAGTTCAACAGACCTTAATGGTCTCAAGCGCTTCGTCTCTTCATCTCTCCTGAACTTTCTGCTAATGTTGTTTGATTtgatgctttctttttctttcttcaaaaagaacactaaataaacttaaaattacTGTGTGGCTGATTGTCTCAGCCTCAGTCCGAGGCTAAGACAGAAGACATTAAATCACTGACAAGCACATCATGGTTTTGGAATATTTATCGCAGTATATTGACAGGAAGAAATTGTAGCATAACACAAACCTCATCTTTATCATCAGTCTTCAGTAATGTTTGCCACACTGATGTCTGTGCTGTCTGAGcaccacatacacacatacaggaTCACACACAACAGCATACACCCATTCCTGTTTAGTATTTGcctttgaacaaataaaaccactcAGCGGGGATAAATAAagatatatactgtatatctaATGATAAAAGCTGGACAAGTGAACTCTCATCAGCATCCGCCGCTGTGTGCAGGTAAATGCTATACACAGCAGTAGCTTCATTCGGCAACACAGGCCAAGTGATTTTACAGGCTGCTtccctgtttctctgctgctgggAACATGGAATCTTGGCTTGTCTACAAACATCTGTATTTGTATGAGAGCAGATCTGTATGTCACTGCagtaaattgtctttttttttttgtttttttcattgaaacATACTTACCATGGTCAAAGCGCTTTGCCAACCCATGGTGCTGTGTAGTTTTGATTTATGGGCATGACTTCTTTTCCAGATGGATGCTTGACTACTGCACGATCTTACCTGCTGAAAGCCTGGCCACCGCTCAGATCTCTGCAGCAGGCACAACACTGTCCTTCAAAGCCTGCAGTTTGCCCTCACAGGCCAGCGATAATTGCTTAAAGTTGGTAGATAACTTAGAGCACTTCATGTCTGGGAGCCGTTTTTGTGAAAACTGCGGGAGGTATTTGAAAGATAGACTTTTTataaaaagcagatgtttaTATGTGTAGAAATACATGAGGATTGAAGCTAGGTAGGCCCTAAATCACACAGGCCACAAAATGTAACTATATTCTGTTTTGGAATAATACCGCTCTATAGTGTAACTCTTATGAGTCTTAGAATTGTAAAACAAGCATcaaaatgtatgtatatatttaaattctatgatgattttaattttttaccagtcaaaggaaaaaaaagatactttttCTGCACCTcctgttttctgacagtttaaaCTCTTGTATAGCAGTTGCAGGATAGAGCTTTGTCATTGtccctctttttttcagtttacacACCATAAATGTTTACCCAGATTGAGATCCAAACTGTTTACAGGCCATGCCATTAAGTTAATGTCTttcctaaaagacaaacaagtaaataaataaataaaggtctggcattccttgaaagaatccATATTGCCCGGggcctttcatgccagcgttttagacaaagattatCTTgggctgagaaatgacagttgtagCCTTTtcggtcaaactttaaaaacacagttatgtgcaatctcatgcacaacaagatgtcatgctcagagtacgtgttgtgaatgactctcagctactaccacatcaagttttaccTCCATgcctgtgaaattgactgagttataggcatttttgtgttggttaatgttgattagttttgGCAGTCATCTTCAATTTGATTGAGtccaaatgtttatcagttgtagatgtacatgttAATGGTTCTTTACCTGACATGTAGCCTCATATCATCAAAGATATGTGCTGTTTCTTTCACATTAGGCTCTGTATAGATTCCACTGGACCTTTAGTTAGGAGCTAAATTTTCGTTTACATGATAATGATGGTTCACATTTGGCTTTCCTGAATGATAATCCCATTTGTTGCAGATGATTTGTTGAATTTACCTCACAGGCATTGGTGCTGGATTTGTATCTCGGCTGGGGCCCTTTTTGGTGgagtttttatgtgtttctccATCATCTATGGGTTTTCTCTATCGACATAGATGAAGCTAGGTGAAACTACTCCCTTAACTTCCATTgtccaaaactgaagccaaaatgtttaCAAGTTGTTGTTGTCTGCTATACTGTagttttggagccagagtctgtgcactaagGGTTTGGGTGGtatcataaaaacagaagtcCCACCTACACCCTCTCCTATCTCTCTAAGAGGCTGTGACTTTATCAATCACATGTAACGTGACACTTCTGTCAGcttcaaaacactgaaactaaatgttttgtgcTCTGTttgttaatgtatttttaaaatgcatagTTGAGCTTACTGCAAGGTAAGGGCTTTGTGAATccacaaaaatcaacacctgaaaaacaaaggctgacgtggcagcaaaacaaaacacgaaTAACCAAAATCCTAACAGGAGCAAAACATGAGGCAAGACATGAAACCAACAAGACTGCGCAtgaagcaacaatgaaccagcagtgagtggaggaaatgaccaggtttcaAAACAGAGGCTAATTgagtgaagtgggcacaggtgagatgattacaaaactaggagcaggtgtagatgggcgtgacaaGCACacgagagatagactgaggagaagtgtatgatgacagaggcacagagaaaagacaaaacatgaagacaacaaaagaaacaataaaccaaatacagaaacacaaagaaaacccaaatcctgacagccagccactagggggcacttGTCCTTTGTGACTTCAACGTCCAGGTTC encodes:
- the LOC108239140 gene encoding ubiquitin carboxyl-terminal hydrolase 37-like, whose protein sequence is MTTEDTTARYSLVSIISHVGSTADSGHYISDGVYRNKDMGDVTDCWLTYDDEDVSPTTGASVCQKRATTAFLLFYEKQH